A single genomic interval of Lathyrus oleraceus cultivar Zhongwan6 chromosome 7, CAAS_Psat_ZW6_1.0, whole genome shotgun sequence harbors:
- the LOC127100342 gene encoding protein NRT1/ PTR FAMILY 7.3: MKWFQVKYEGVILVVFLTRVVGQSNAEAANNVSKWTGTVYIFSLVGAFLSDSYWGRYKTCSVFQVIFVIGLMSLSLSSYLFLIKPRGCGNELIPCGKHSSLEMGMFNLSIYLIALGNGGYQPNIATFGADQFDEEHSREGHNKVAFFSYFYLALNFGQLFSNTILVYFEDEGMWALGFWLSAGSAFAALILFLVGTPRYRHFKPSGNPLARFCQVLQQQQQYFHMQLMSLLAIPDSSKL; encoded by the exons ATGAAATGGTTCCAAGTGAAGTATGAGGGAGTGATCCTCGTGGTATTCCTGACAAGGGTGGTAGGACAAAGTAATGCAGAAGCCGCAAACAATGTGAGCAAATGGACTGGAACGGTTTACATCTTTTCTCTTGTGGGAGCTTTCCTTAGTGACTCTTATTGGGGAAGATATAAAACATGTTCCGTCTTTCAAGTCATTTTTGTAATA GGTCTAATGTCCTTATCACTGTCATCATACCTCTTCTTGATTAAACCAAGAGGCTGTGGAAATGAATTGATTCCGTGTGGAAAACATTCAAGTTTGGAGATGGGGATGTTCAACCTCTCAATCTATCTCATTGCCTTAGGGAATGGAGGTTATCAACCAAATATTGCCACATTCGGTGCTGATCAGTTTGACGAGGAGCATTCGAGAGAGGGTCACAATAAAGTGGCCTTCTTCAGCTACTTTTACCTAGCTTTGAACTTTGGGCAACTCTTTTCAAACACCATTCTGGTGTATTTTGAAGATGAAGGAATGTGGGCTCTTGGTTTCTGGCTGTCTGCAGGCTCTGCCTTTGCTGCACTGATACTATTTCTAGTAGGCACCCCAAGGTATCGACATTTCAAGCCTAGTGGCAACCCTCTCGCCAGGTTTTGCCAAGTTCttcagcagcaacaacaatacTTTCATATGCAGCTGATGT CATTACTGGCCATTCCTGATTCTAGTAAACTATAA